One Malania oleifera isolate guangnan ecotype guangnan chromosome 9, ASM2987363v1, whole genome shotgun sequence DNA segment encodes these proteins:
- the LOC131163534 gene encoding WAT1-related protein At3g30340-like: protein MKKGGCEARNPVIAMVAIDFGLALVNVLLKKVLDEGMNHLVLITYRLTISSILLAPIGYFWERNSRPKLTLRILCFLFFSAIIGASLTQYFFLIGIQYTSATFSCAFINMVPVFTFLMALPFRLERVDMRGKSGRAKVVGTVVCVGGAMLLTLYKGMPLVKGNSTNSAILHHEKQSLKNNNKSERWMIGTVALIAGTLLWSSWFLVQSNIGHTFPCQYSSTAFMSFFGALQSAVLTFSIHGSNLSLWALKSKLQIVTVLYAGSIGSGLCYVGISWCVKKRGPVFTAAFSPLVQIMAAMFDIPFLHEQLNLGSLLGSLIVIVGLSILLWGKYKEAQNNCTGAKGAQGTDQEAAKLDQDPQLQLI, encoded by the exons ATGAAGAAGGGTGGATGTGAGGCAAGGAACCCAGTTATTGCAATGGTAGCCATTGATTTTGGTCTGGCACTGGTGAATGTACTTCTGAAGAAAGTCCTTGATGAAGGAATGAACCATTTGGTCCTCATCACTTACCGCCTCACCATTTCTTCCATTCTCCTTGCTCCAATTGGCTACTTTTGGGAAAG GAATAGCAGGCCAAAGCTCACACTTCGAATTTTATGTTTCTTGTTCTTCAGTGCAATTATCGG GGCATCCCTGACGCAGTACTTCTTCCTGATTGGAATACAATACACATCTGCTACGTTCTCATGTGCGTTCATCAACATGGTACCTGTGTTTACATTTTTAATGGCATTACCCTTCAG GTTAGAGAGGGTGGACATGAGAGGGAAGAGTGGGAGAGCAAAAGTGGTAGGCACTGTGGTGTGTGTAGGGGGTGCCATGCTATTGACTCTTTACAAAGGAATGCCTTTGGTTAAGGGTAACAGTACCAATTCAGCAATACTACACCACGAAAA GCAGAGTcttaaaaacaacaacaaaagcgAGAGATGGATGATTGGAACGGTAGCTTTGATCGCGGGAACCCTCTTGTGGTCTTCTTGGTTTCTTGTTCAATCAAACATTGGCCATACATTCCCTTGCCAATATTCCAGCACTGCGTTCATGTCCTTTTTTGGTGCCCTTCAGTCTGCTGTCTTAACTTTCTCCATCCATGGCTCAAACCTTTCCTTGTGGGCTCTTAAGAGCAAATTACAAATCGTCACTGTCTTGTATGCA GGGTCAATTGGATCAGGGTTGTGCTACGTCGGAATATCGTGGTGCGTCAAGAAAAGGGGTCCTGTCTTTACTGCAGCATTTAGTCCGCTGGTTCAAATAATGGCAGCCATGTTCGACATCCCCTTCTTGCATGAGCAGCTCAATCTTGGCAG CTTGTTGGGATCTCTCATTGTGATTGTCGGTTTGTCCATTCTTTTGTGGGGAAAGTACAAAGAGGCACAAAATAATTGTACAGGGGCCAAAGGCGCCCAAGGGACAGATCAAGAAGCGGCCAAGCTGGACCAAGATCCACAGTTACAACTTATTTGA